ACTTAGACTCGTGGTTATGTAGAGAAATTGAGCTCCATACGATGCTTAAGAACCCAAAGGCCATACCAGGTCTTTTTAGCTATCATAGAAATTTGACAGCCGGTACCTCAAGAATTACAGTTATATGTCCTTTTCGCTCTCTTAAGGTTGGCGAAATCGATTGCATGAATAAGTAATTGTACGTCAACCGGACTCATTAATAGTAGATCTtctaattataaaaagcataaCCTTTAATAATAGGCCAGGTATTaataaaccaaaaaaaaaaaaaaaaaaaaagccgtgTTGTAGTAAACATATACATTGAGGAGGGAGACTATCATCAGGAAACGAAGCCGTTTTGGAAATTAATTTCTAGATTGCTTGTTGTAAGATTAACGGCGGCCAGCTGGTAAAGAAGGGAGATTGCTGACCAAGTCATTACCCCCGTGTATATACGGACCCGTAGCCCTATTGGGCGCCTAACACACATATGTAGTGCTGCTTTACCGCTTACAGTTCGACTTAGTATGTTCCAGCGAATTCAAATAGTTTCTTCAATACTGTACAACAAAGAGGTATAAAACAACCACGGCCCCTTCAACCCTCAAGAGGGCAAagggataaaaaaagagcgagGGAGAAGGAACGACATCTTCAGATATTACATTTAGTCTCAGTAATACACGGTCTTAATATCAAGCCGTAAAAAGGTAAAGTCTACCTTATTTGGCAGAGTTGGTGAACACATTTCGGCCTCGTCAGACTAGGAAGCACACTTGCGAGGTTGTTCATGCTGGTCAGCCTGTCAGGATGGTCGGATagcctcggcctcgtcggACTTCCCCTGGCTACGAAGCATGCTTGCGAGTTTGTTTATACTCGCTAGTGTATCAGGATGCTCGGCGCCTAGCACCTTAGTCCGTAATTCCAGTGCCTGCCGAAGAATTACCTCGGCCTTTTTGTATTTCCCCTGGCTATAAAGCACACTTGCAAGGTTATTTATGCTTGTAAATATATAGGGATGCTCGGCACCTAGCACCTTAGTCTGTAATTCCAGTGCCTGCCGATGGATTGCCTCAGCCTCGTTATATTTCTCTTGATTAAGAAGTATAAGCGCAAGGTTATTTATGCTTGTAAGTGTAATAGGATGTTTGGCACCTAGTACTTTAGTCTGTAATTCTAGTGCCTGCCGATAAATCACCTCGGCTTCGTTATACTTCCCCTGGCTACAAAGCACACCTGCGAGATTATTCATGCTCGTAAGCGTGTGAGGATGCTCGGCGCCTAGCACTTTAGGCAATATTTCCAATGCCTGATAGTAGAAAGTCTCTGCATCCTGATATTTGCCAAGGAGAAAGCTACTCCAAGCCACTTTAAGGAGAAGATTTGAGTTAGCCATATTGTCAGTCGAATAGTCTCCGAACTTTAACGCAGCTAACGCATGCGGCAAATATTGCACCCAGTCAGCCCGATTTTTATGTTCAGGAAAAGGAAACACTTTGTCGAGTTGATATAGTGTAGCTGTAACACATGACTTAAAGTCTCCATCATTTTCTAACCAACTGTGTATTGCTAATCGGACAAGTCTGTGCATGTCATACAGCTCTTCGCCTGCTCGTTCGGTGATGAATGCATACGCCTTCAGCGCTTCGATCGCCTCGTCCGCCTCCAGTTCATCATCGGCTGTCCACAACAGGGATGCAGGGATTTCCTTCTCGGCAAGAAAACACATAGATCGCAGGTACTGTATGGCAAGTGGGTAATCCCGCGAGATTTGCTCGAAGGAAATTAACCAGGTCGTGGCCACTGCATTTTCGATGCCGCTGTAGCGGCCGCGGTCCTCGAAGTCTTTGCTCTACAGTTTGATCATTTTTTTGTCGCTAGACCGGCAGTGCTGAAGATATCTCGATATCGCCATTCCTGTCTTAGCCATGTAGGCCGACGCCTGCTTAATTGCAAGAGGCAGGTAAGCGAGGAAATCGAGGAGGCTCGTCAAGCTTGCGGCATCCTGTGTCTGACTCTTCTTCAGGCTCCTCTGTAGCAGCTCGGTTGCTTCCGTTTGGTTCATTTCGGGTATACGGACGACGCCGGTCTCCGGAATATCTAGCCCGACTGCAGCCTGATGGTTCCGCGTCGTAAAGAGAATCGAGCCCATCCTACTAAATGGAAGAGATCTAAATACTCCTGTGGGACCACAGACGAGATCTGTGTCGTCAGCGTTATCAACAATCAGCAGCCATGCTCCTGCATCATTGCGGCTCAAAGCAGCCTTTACGAGAGTCTTCACGTCGGCCGAGTCCTCGTCGATCCCTGCTACCCCCAGGCTCTGGCCAATCTTACGGTAGGCGTTCTCGAATCCGGTGGCTTCCACGGCCGGGACCCAGAAGATGGAGCAGTCGGGGTAGGCGTCGTGAAGGCGAAACGCGACTTCAAGCGCGATCTGCGTCTTGCCAATGCCTCCGAGGCCTTCGACGGCCGTCCTTTGGCAGTCGTCCTTATTAGCACCTGGGTTGGTTCTCATGATAAGCCGCTGCAGGATGTCTTCTCGCCCGGTGAAACTTTCGTTCCGCCCAAACGGGACAAGGAAGTGGCCTTGTCGCGGGACTTGGCTCTTGGCTGGTGGTATGTATCCCAAGATGGCCTGTAGCGCAGAGGCCGCAGTAGCCGCCGCAAAGTCTTGccatttcttgctcttgtgGCAGTCTGCATAATCACACACTCCTTTGACTATCACGCAAGGAATCTCTTCCATGATCCCGGCGCCCTCCATCTCgaaggcgatgatgcctTTTGGCTTGGCAATGCTATCACGATGTTCCCCAGATTTGAGAACTCTGTCTCCCGATCCAACACTTCCAATGTGGATGGCTGGATCTTGAGCCTTCTTAATATCGCCTTCCCGCTTCCTCTTAAGCCGCGTTCTTGGAACGAGGTATTGCTCCGCACATCCTAGATCATGGCACGAGGACTTGACAGCATCTTCGCATACGGGGTCGGATCCCTTCTCGCATTTACTGCAGATACATGTAGGTGATATATGGTGTTTGTGGCGATACCCTGGCATGAAAAGCCTGTCTTCGTCCGTTCCAGGATAACTGTATTTCGTTCCGCACCCCTGCTGTGTCGCCTTGGCCTGAAGCTTTTTGAGGAAACTGGCAATCTCTTCTTGAAGTCGGAGACAGCCATTGCTGGTCTCAAATACAGCTAGTTGTTTGCGGATATATCTGTCCGGCTTCGCCATATTGCTTTCGATGCCATCCTTAAGCGTAAACCCGTCGGGATATTGCCTGCCAAAATCGTATGAGACAATGGCCTTGCCAACCACTACATCACCTAAAAGAATTTCCTTGCTGCCAGTTTGGGGCACACCGCCGCAGACCCCAACAAGAAAGCAAAGCCGTACATGGCGATAGCTCCAACGGATGTTGGCTGCTGTGCTCGCGGCACTTGCTTTACCCATGCCGGGAAGCAGAGCCAGGACAACATTATGCTCGCCAATACGGCCTGTCTTGCAGTCGTTGTTCTCTCTATCCTGTTTCCAAACTTCATCGGAAATGAGGGAGACGGCATCGTACTCAAGCGGCAAGCCGCAGACTATCGCGATCTCGAAGTCTTCGCGGCGGGCCATTTGCAGGGACCGGCGGTTGGGACGATGGGATGGGCTCTCGCGGCAGGTACTCGTTCAGTGGACTGAGAGCTGTCCGGTGTTTGTACGCAGGACTATTTCTAGGCAGTGAAGGCTGGCTTGCATTTGGTTTGATAGACTTGATGCGGCCTGTTTCTCTCAACATCTAGCGAGCCTTGTTATTGCAGCCTTGCACCGCATCAGGCGCCAACCCCGCTCTTGGGTATTGTATGCATGCAAGTTACCATTGCGCAGACACAGTACACCGCTATGCATTACAATCATGGAACGTCCCGGTGCCCTGCTTATTCTCATTATAACCCAATAGTCCTGCCGTCTCTAGTCGTTAAAGAGCTAATTTCCAAGTATCTTGCTTATAAGTGCACACGCTGTGGCGATTCAGGCGAGATGTAAATTACGATGCTGACGAAGGGCCTAGTTCTTTGCATCACGCGGCAAAAGCTCCATTAGGTAACCAAGGAACAAAAGTTGCTTTGGAGGGAACCTGTGTGTAGCCTTCGTCAGGATAGAATCGATGCTTTAAGATGTGACATGTAGCGTCAGGGGAGGCGGATGTGGCAAGGGTATTTTTGAGGGAGTGAAAATAGCAAAGGCTCCATGTTTTGTGGTTAACTAAGGTCAGACTCTTGAAATTtcattttataaaaaaaaaaagaagaacaaaataGCAGCTGGGTAATTCCGATTTTGGAAGCCAAGGGAGCCAGAAATAGAAGACATTGAATCGCGTTGTAGAACTTGATGGGATCTGGAGAAGACCCCACTATTACTTCATTCCTTTGCTTCATTCCTAACACAACCACTCAATAGCCACACCATACATCAGCGCAACGCTTTTGAGCCAAGGAAAATTTGATATTGAAACGGGGCAAAAAAGCAACGGGATTTCTACCGTGACTTAAACCTAAACCAAGGTTTTGCCATTTTCGCCATTTTTGACTCAGTATCGTTAAGTGCACGTCTACTTCACCGTTTTGTCTCCCGCTTTAATTCGTAGTGTTTCCAGATGAATATTAAACCTGCACCCTATAGCTATTTTCTTTACATCAATGCCTATGTTATAATGGATCTTCCTTTTGAACAAACCTATCTATCTAGAGAGGAATTGGAGCTTGATTTAACTTATCTTGCAAAAATTGgtggttataatatattatttaaagatttaattttattatacaCATTGGTCTTCCTCAATggaaaatagtttttttttgcaaTTAATTTTCCAAAGGCtgttaatttttaataaacgtCATAGAACATCGCGATGGCGATTGGGTTATTGAAAATCGCGATGGCGATTGGGTTATTCGACATCGATCAGAAGCTCGATTTCATTATTATATAGACAGTAATCATCTAACCAAGCCGCAAAGCCAGCCGCAAAGCTAGCCGCCAAGCTGCCTGAAGCTGTAACAGCCGCAAAACCCGCCGACAAGCCGGCTACATCAGCTACAACAACAGCTGCTAGTACTAGAAGAGATGCTGCTATACCTACCAGAAGAGCCGGAAAGAGAGCCAGAAAGAGAGCTGGAAAGAAAGCTGGGAAAAGAGCTAGAAAGGGAACtagcaaaaaaaattatcTACCTGTAGCAAATGCCATTTAAAAGGCCATAGAAGAGGAGCAAAAATGTATATAGTAAGAGataaaagcagcagcacagaaAGATACATTAGCTATAGGGGCAGCTAGAAGAAATATACAGCGGTGTGTTATAGCAGACGCTGCTGACTAATAAGGCATCCCGTGCACAGCCTCTTGGGGTTTTCTAGTTACATTAAGTCTGAGCGCATTTAGCGCCAGTGGCAGCGTTAACACAGACTTGAGCAAGGATTGTGTCACCGCCCGACTTATAATATCCTTCCCCGCAGTAGCCACCGACGTTGCAGAAGATCGAGTCGCCGCACTTTGGTCCGAGTTTGGGGAATTGAGGATCAGGCTTGTTGTTGCAGGTTCCAGTCTTGACGCACACATTATCAGTGGAGGTACCAATGTCGCTGGGGCCGCAGATGAAGCCAGAGAGGCAGTCGGCATTAGTCTTGCACTGGGGAGCGGCGGAGGAAGTGAGGGCCATGGTGGCAGTCATGATGGCAGCAGACTTGAGGAGAAGGCTGAACATTTTGGCAGCTTGCAAGAGCAGAGTGGTGTTGTGTTAAGAATGTTGGATGCTTTGTTGACGAGTGTGAGGATGGTTGTTGATAATTTCCATTTCATCGAGGACATGCCCCTTTATTTATACATGAAGTTGCTGGTATGTGCTTTCTGAACATGGCATTCTATCCTAGCAAAATATCCAACCATTACCTACTGTGGCTtgctataaagtttataatactattgaGATGAAACGGAGAATTGTGATGATGTGTGGCGAGACATGGCTTTCCTTGGAGACATTCTCATAGGCAATGGCGAGGAAGGATCTCGGCTACACTCAGTTGAGCGACAATTTACGGGTGTACTCATCAATCCAGCGTCCTATTTCATCAGTTATTTACAGAACAGTGGTGGCTGAGTTGAATGTCGGTAATTCCGTGTCGAAACATTCAGTTGAGCAACAATTTACAGGTGTACTCAATAATCCAGCGTcctattttattagttaCAGAACAGTGGTGGCTGAGTTGAATGTCGGTAATTCCGCGTTAAAAGATTCTCCGCGCAAAACATACGCTGTACCCGGGCTGCTTGTGGCTATGTATGTAGTATAGTGCAAAGTTAATCGCATGTAAAGTATCCCGAGCAGCCGCTATCCGAGATGATCGGTAGATGAGGGTTAGTGAAGGGGGAAAGTGTGGGGGTAAGAAAAGCCACCTTGTTATAGTAAACAAAATACACTGTCCTGTCTTCAGCTATATTACAGAAGGAATTAAGAGTCCTACTTGGAATAATgatatactaaaaataataaaatataaatgcTCTATAAGAAAgcctaaataatattatatattccTACCAATCTCCTTAGTCTATGATTAAGTGCTATTTATAGCATATTGTCTCCCAGATGCTGTCTGCGTCTGGTTATTACCCAATTACTCCCATCTATCACAAGTCTTGTTCTATTGGATAAGCTTCTACCCAGAAACCCAAGGATGAAGCTGCCAAGTCGGAACCCTCTGAACTTATGATATTCACGTGTAATGCCGTACTCTTGCTTCATCCCCCAATCACATGCTGCAGAACAAGCATATGAGGCTGAGTCTGGAGCAATGGAGACTGCATACTAATAGGCCCGATGACTAGCGTCAATGTATCCTTTAGCAGACCTGAATAGAAATCTTGTCATTACATTCCAGGCGCTTCAGCCAGCCACCAGCCCCGACAGCTGGCGTTCTTCCTGGCATTAGCTCAAACTCACCTCTCCGCCGATAAATACTAAGCCTAAGGCATTGAATTATATTACAGGTATTTAAAGAAGGCACTATTGCCTTAAGTAATAGCGCTGTCATCCATCCACCTTTGCCTCCCGCGAGCTTCGGCCCTATAACCATGTGGCGATATTGTCTTACTCCCTCTGCGTTTGCCCTTAACCGGCGGCGCAATTCAGTACGCCTCTGATTGTCTCAATTCACTTATTCAAATGCCGGTAGCCGCCATATTGAATACTAAAAATTATTTCTCCCCGGTCGTTCGGGGTGTAGATGGTCTGGATAAGTATAGATCAGGTAGCACTAGTTGAGATGTAGCAGATGGCAAGAGCCTATCCATTGGCCAGTCAGGCCAAGAAAATTATTGGTGGCACTTAGCAGGGTGTTCTTGATGTCCATATCCATTGGAATACACGGGATGTGCACCAAATTCCTAGTAGACCAGCACCTGAACGGtgttgaagaatgaagaaaacGAACGTAAAAGAGTGCATTGGAATTATCTAGAAGTCTAGGTTCGTTCTGTACAGTGTGCCATACACGAAGTTCCTATATAGGTCAATTTACATAAGCAAACTCTAAATGATGAACGTATCAATGTTCGTTCCTTCCAACAAACGGAAGCAGAGCAATAAAAAAGGCATAGGTAGTAGAACTAGAAcgaataaaagtaataggaTCAgtagcagaagcagaagcagagagataaAAGAGGCACATAGGATCAAGGTCAAATGACAGAGGGTGTTCATTCGCTCAGAATTTGCTTTTCATACATAGCTCATATTGCCACGCAGCTCTAATACAttcaccatcaccaacaaGGTCAACTCAATCCTCAGCCAGATAGAACTGCTCTGCTTCAGAAAATGCGACCAATGACTAATATTGCAGAAAGGTACGTATCTACTGCAGAGCAAAGGCACCTACATGATTCGCAAGGATTTTGCATTAGTCGACTCTCGTTCTCCTTCTTCCGTAGCCTAaaccaaagaagaaaaaaggcgaTGACCACTGACAACAAATGTCGCAATATTTATTAGATTTTTGtgaaagcaaaagaaggcaTAGAGCATGTGACAGGAATATCCAACACGGTAATAATTGCAGCAATCGCAGAGTGTCATCAATATGTTGCCAGCCGAAAATACAATCCAAAGAATTTGCTCGTAAGAATGCCACGAATGAGCAACACAACTAGTTTGCAGAACAAGTCCTGAAATCGCTATCGCCGCACAAGACAAGGAGCAGCGAGGTCTCAAAAAAGACAGAGAGCTGGGCGAGAACCAGAGACGGTAGGACTTTCGAACTTGCTGAGCAAGGTTGGGGGTAGGACTCCAGGCAGCCTTGAAGGATTCTGCTTCTGACTTTCTGCATATGGGCTATGCCTTTTAATGTCTAAATTTCATTAAATGCCTCCTCTGTAATCTATATTTGGTCAGGCGCTGCCTGCCTGAACCAGGGTCGAACCAACAACACTTTTGATTAAGGTATCATTGATGACCGTTTTGACACTTAGTGTGCTTCGGCGGGTGCGGGCCGTACTACCTTCGGGATTCCGCACAGGCAATTATGGAGGAACAGGAGAAATGGATTCAGCATCAGGTTTTGATGTGGGAGTAGGATATGTGGTGCGCAATATGTGGAAATGGCGTGCATGTGTTCATGTGCATCTTAACTGCTGCGGTGGCCACTACCTCGGCATCAGTGTTTTCGGCCAACTGGCAAATTCATCGCCGAATATGGCTAAATATATACACACGCTCAATATTCCTAAAAATTGAATGCTTTGTCAAACGTGCTAGGGCAGCTTCGGCGAGAAGGAATGCACTTGACATGATTGCTGAACTGTTCTTATGGCGAATAGGCACTCATCGTGACAATGTGAGCTTGGAACAATATGTCTCATTGGATGAGACTCTCTGCATgcgtatttaaatttttggTTTGCATGTTTGCTCTACCAACTAAAATATCGAAGACTGCCTTTCCCTCATAAAGGAATCTGGGATCTATTCCTTGGATTGTCCCAGAGTTCCACTCTAGTAAGAGATGCTTCCTTATACAAGAGTTATTCAGAATTAACTCAAGAGTATTAGAGACAATAGACACGCTTTGAGATGTCTAAAAATAGTCAGAGAATCATGAAATTATTTACGCAATGACGAAGCAGCACTCCCAATAAGGAAACGATAGTGAGCGAGCCAATCACGGGCAGGCCGTCGCAATCAACACGGAGGTCCTATTGTGCTGGGTTATCCCGTATTCAGTCCCCCGAAGTGAGCTGCCTTTTTCTGATTAGTTAAATGGGTTTGCTAAGTACCAAGATGGATTTACCCTATCATCAGTCGCATATCGATACCTCACTGCACGGCACCCACGAACACGTGCGGTGCGGGACTAAATAGAAACCAACAGCCAACATGCATATCAGCAACCAATATGAACGCGATTCCTTATTCATCGGGCACAGCCCCCAGCTCCCCCATCCATTTATTAACAAGTGATAACCCCTCCCATTCATTCTTTCAGAACACGCGGGTCACAACCGTAGTTAATGGACTATCTTGTTTCAATATGACTGCCGTAATGGACCCACCAGTTATTAGAGAGCTTGCCGCAATACTGAAAGGCATCGACTATCCTCTAAACTTTAATGACCCTAATTTCAGAATATGTCGGGCATTAACGAAAGATAAAGACCGGTGCAAAAACCGCATAGCtcaaaagaagaatgaagttAATGAAGTTAATGACCTCTTGTCTCAGTTCCGAGCTATGACAAAATGTGTCGACACCAATGACTTCTATGATGACATGCAGAGATTTATCTCTCTTACACACTGCGCAAATTATCATCGCGAAGAAGCACTTGCAGCGCTTAACAGATGGAAAGTACAGCGGAAagcagccatctccagctctcGGCCAGTAACTCCACCGAGGAGCGCGACATCATACAATGATTCTTTCGAATCTGTCTATAACTCCAGCAGCATGGGGCCCCCTATCTCACCTCCCTCTGTTAAAAGCGCGAGGCCGAGGATATTGATCAGCGAAAGCCCTGATATAATAGCTTCTCAGCTGCATAGCCTGTTGGGAGAACCACCATTGGGGGGACTTGGTGGCAAGGGAGACGGGACTTTTATTGAGACCACCCAAGAAATATACAGAAGTGAATCGAGAGAGGTAACACCTGAAGGCGATTACAAAGTCTTCGTGGAGATCAAGAAAATACGCACGAAATTATCCCAAACGAATATTAAAGAGGACAGTAAAGTTGATGAACAAACGAATATTAAAGAGGACAGCCAAGTTGATGAACAAACGAATATTAAAGAGGACAGCCAAGTTGATGAACAAACGAATATTAAAGAGGACAGCCAAGTTGATGAACAAACGAATATTAAAGAGGACAGTAAAGCTGATGAACAAACGAATATTAAAGAGGACAGTAAAGCTGATGAATGTTCTGGACCTACCGTCTCGGATGTCAAAGGCAAGGAACAAAGGAACAGGAAGTATTGGATCTCAAAGGCAAAGAACAAACTGGGATTTAAGTCTCCACGCCCGGAGAGTCTGGAAACcttatactaaaatattgcgactaaaagagagaaaaaattaGTCTAGTGAATGGCTCTCTAAATTTCAAATTCGATTTTACATCTGTTACATGGTAGTATTACGCACTCAACATAAAGAACTGTCTTGATAAAATTTGTTGCCATGAATTTAGCATCTATGAACACAGATATTGGGGAACTTGAcccttttttggcttttgcaaCATGGTGCCTTCTACCTTAGCCTTTTCATTGTATTTCAGCTATTTAGTTGCTAATATTTCGTTTAAATCGTAAGAATAACCGTTTTGCTAATCAGAAGATCAGCAGCAGACGGGTTGAACCCAAGCGTATAGCGCTTTGATCTAGGACCGAGGCTGCACCCAAGCTAAAtcttgcttcatcttcttcggtaGTTATTAGTAATACGACTACTCTCACAGCAGAGTCCTAAATCTATAGTCGATTGATGGATCTGTTACGTCGCGCGCTTAACTGATGCCTCACCAAccgctcttttcccttctggTTCCTAAGAGATACAGAGTAAATTTTACGTATTGTCGTCGTCTAATTAAAGACCAGGGAGCAAAATTTGGATGACGGCTAAGGCATACGCTTGGCAGCGTCGTGAGATGGCAACTGAGATCAAAACCCACAGGGACTGCAGCGTGAGGTAGATTTTTAGCATTACTTAACAATTATTCTTCATTACATAATGAATAGCAGCAACTAACTGTGATGAATTGGTATTTAAGGCCTAGAATATACAATGTTTGTCCGTTATTTAGAGTATAATCCTGTTAGCTCGCCCATATGCTCTCTGGTTATAACAATGTAGTATTTCCAGTTGCAAAGTCTGCATATACTGCTTTGCTTATTGCTCCAGTGCAAATCAGGCATTAGACGTATTTGAAGTGCAAAGATAGTTGAGCAAGGCGCGCATAGTTGTCACCGAAAACAGTTGCTCCACCTTGTGGGTTTCAAGCATTTTTTCTATCCGCTTCGTTCGTGAGTGATTTAGACCAAATAGAGAgtaagataaagaaagagcTCGCTCAACCCAAGGGCGGCTTCGTTCCCATTCGTATCTCTTCTGGATCTCTAATGTTGTAGAGATAAGGAAGTCAATCAAGATTAGGTAGTGGAAGCTCTCTTTTTCGGCTGCGAAACCAGTGTCGAATATCGCTACCACTCGCTTTATCACTTTATCACACATCTCTAGATCATTTGCTCTCAAGAAGGTGATGGCTACGCGCCGAACCAAGTTGATAGTCGGAAGTTCTAACAGAGACTTGGAATCAACTTTGTTCTTCAAGGGTCGCCCGGTGCCTCTCAAGACACTCTTGGCTC
The Trichoderma asperellum chromosome 7, complete sequence DNA segment above includes these coding regions:
- a CDS encoding uncharacterized protein (EggNog:ENOG41~antiSMASH:Cluster_7.8), with amino-acid sequence MARREDFEIAIVCGLPLEYDAVSLISDEVWKQDRENNDCKTGRIGEHNVVLALLPGMGKASAASTAANIRWSYRHVRLCFLVGVCGGVPQTGSKEILLGDVVVGKAIVSYDFGRQYPDGFTLKDGIESNMAKPDRYIRKQLAVFETSNGCLRLQEEIASFLKKLQAKATQQGCGTKYSYPGTDEDRLFMPGYRHKHHISPTCICSKCEKGSDPVCEDAVKSSCHDLGCAEQYLVPRTRLKRKREGDIKKAQDPAIHIGSVGSGDRVLKSGEHRDSIAKPKGIIAFEMEGAGIMEEIPCVIVKGVCDYADCHKSKKWQDFAAATAASALQAILGYIPPAKSQVPRQGHFLVPFGRNESFTGREDILQRLIMRTNPGANKDDCQRTAVEGLGGIGKTQIALEVAFRLHDAYPDCSIFWVPAVEATGFENAYRKIGQSLGVAGIDEDSADVKTLVKAALSRNDAGAWLLIVDNADDTDLVCGPTGVFRSLPFSRMGSILFTTRNHQAAVGLDIPETGVVRIPEMNQTEATELLQRSLKKSQTQDAASLTSLLDFLAYLPLAIKQASAYMAKTGMAISRYLQHCRSSDKKMIKL
- a CDS encoding uncharacterized protein (EggNog:ENOG41) — its product is MTAVMDPPVIRELAAILKGIDYPLNFNDPNFRICRALTKDKDRCKNRIAQKKNEVNEVNDLLSQFRAMTKCVDTNDFYDDMQRFISLTHCANYHREEALAALNRWKVQRKAAISSSRPVTPPRSATSYNDSFESVYNSSSMGPPISPPSVKSARPRILISESPDIIASQLHSLLGEPPLGGLGGKGDGTFIETTQEIYRSESREVTPEGDYKVFVEIKKIRTKLSQTNIKEDSKVDEQTNIKEDSQVDEQTNIKEDSQVDEQTNIKEDSQVDEQTNIKEDSKADEQTNIKEDSKADECSGPTVSDVKGKEQRNRKYWISKAKNKLGFKSPRPESLETLY
- a CDS encoding uncharacterized protein (EggNog:ENOG41~antiSMASH:Cluster_7.8~SECRETED:SignalP(1-17)); its protein translation is MFSLLLKSAAIMTATMALTSSAAPQCKTNADCLSGFICGPSDIGTSTDNVCVKTGTCNNKPDPQFPKLGPKCGDSIFCNVGGYCGEGYYKSGGDTILAQVCVNAATGAKCAQT
- a CDS encoding uncharacterized protein (EggNog:ENOG41~antiSMASH:Cluster_7.8~SMCOG1272:TPR repeat-containing protein); translated protein: MCFLAEKEIPASLLWTADDELEADEAIEALKAYAFITERAGEELYDMHRLVRLAIHSWLENDGDFKSCVTATLYQLDKVFPFPEHKNRADWVQYLPHALAALKFGDYSTDNMANSNLLLKVAWSSFLLGKYQDAETFYYQALEILPKVLGAEHPHTLTSMNNLAGVLCSQGKYNEAEVIYRQALELQTKVLGAKHPITLTSINNLALILLNQEKYNEAEAIHRQALELQTKVLGAEHPYIFTSINNLASVLYSQGKYKKAEVILRQALELRTKVLGAEHPDTLASINKLASMLRSQGKSDEAEAIRPS